In one Nicotiana sylvestris chromosome 8, ASM39365v2, whole genome shotgun sequence genomic region, the following are encoded:
- the LOC104236233 gene encoding uncharacterized protein, whose product MAITTRSGKVLQGDIEQEVVGKEAEQEVETEEQGFVEVERVPEKEKVQEVNQEGVKENEKETSKAPPPIPRPPPPFPQRLIRRVDDRKLEKFYDILKQLSVNIPFLEAFQEMPGFSKYLKDLITKKRTTKNEVLNMTHRVSYIIATSPVQKKEDPGAFTIPCTIGERDFEKALCDNGASINLIPLAIYKQAGLGTPKPTSMRLQMADRSIKRPVGIVDAVIVKVGKFHLPADFVILDCAVGKEIPIILGRPFLATGRALIDSERNEIKFRVNDEEVTFQESKGMKLPHEYERISVIDVVDEVEDAVELKMEEQCLGEALAAILVNFDSEDMDGYIESVNALEGLGSYTYTPAKLSLDLENRATPPTKPSIIDPPQQELKPFPPHLRYKFLGSNDTLPVIVSSLLNDVQVNQLLEVFKEHR is encoded by the coding sequence ATGGCAATAACTACTAGAAGTGGGAAGGTTTTACAAGGTGACATTGAGCAAGAGGTTGTTGGGAAAGAAGCCGAACAAGAAGTTGAAACAGAAGAGCAAGGGTttgttgaagttgaaagggtGCCGGAAAAAGAGAAGGTGCAAGAAGTGAACCAAGAAGGGGTGAAGGAAAATGAGAAGGAGACATCAAAAGCTCCACCTcctattcctagacctcctccgcctTTTCCTCAAAGACTTATTAGAAGGGTTGATGATAGAAAGCTTGAGAAATTCTATGATATTCTAAAGCAACTGTCGGTGAACATTCCATTCTTGGAGGCTTTTCAAGAAATGCCGGGGTTTTCCAAATATTTGAAGGATTTGATCACCAAAAAGAGGACCACAAAGAATGAGGTGTTAAACATGACTCACCGGGTTAGCTATATTATTGCCACAAGCCCTGTCCAAAAGAAAGAGGACCCGGGAGCATTTACTATTCCATGCACTATCGGGGAGCGTGACTTTGAAAAAGCCCTTTGTGACAATGGGGCTAGCATCAACTTGATTCCACTTGCCATCTACAAGCAAGCGGGATTAGGGACGCCGAAGCCAACAagcatgaggttacaaatggccgATCGGTCTATTAAGAGACCGGTGGGAATTGTTGATGCTGTGATTGTGAAAGTAGGAAAATTCCATTTGCCCGCCGACTTTGTAATTCTTGACTGTGCTGTTGGTAAAGAAATCCCTATCATCTTGGGGAGACCATTCCTAGCCACAGGAAGAGCACTCATAGATTCAGAGCGAAATGAAATTAAGTTCCGGGTGAATGATGAAGAAGTCACATTTCAAGAGAGCAAGGGTATGAAATTACCCCATGAGTATGAGAGAATTTCAGTGATAGATgtggttgatgaggttgaagatgCCGTCGAATTGAAAATGGAAGAACAATGCCTTGGTGAGGCATTGGCGGCTATCTTGGTAAACTTTGATAGTGAGGACATGGATGGGTACATAGAGTCGGTAAATGCATTGGAGGGTCTTGGATCCTATACTTACACTCCGGCAAAGCTTTCTCTTGACTTGGAGAATAGGGCAACACCTCCCACCAAGCCATCAATTATTGATCCACCACAACAAGAGCTCAAGCCTTTCCCGCCGCACTtaaggtataaatttcttggctctAATGATACTTTACCCGTAATCGTTTCGTCTTTACtaaatgatgtgcaggtaaaccAATTGTTGGAAGTCTTCAAAGAACATAGGTAA
- the LOC104236232 gene encoding uncharacterized protein, protein MTEVVGSHTASIQKLEMQMRDLSREQNPKQKGQLPSDTIANRKSGGSGSTSHVMTITTRSGKVLQCDIEQEVVGEEAEQEFEVEEQGVVEVKRVPKKEKVQEVNQEGVKENEKETSKAPPPIPRPPPRFPQRLIRRVDDGKLEKFYDILKQLSVNIPFLEDFQEMSGFAKYLKDLITKKRTTKNEVSNLAKALCDNGSSINLMPLAIYKQAGLGMPRPTSIRLQMADRSIKRPVGIVDDVIVKVGKFHLPADFVILDCVVDKEIPIILGRPFLDTGRALTDSERNEIKLRVNDEEVTFQASKGMKLPHESESISVIDVVDEVEDVV, encoded by the exons ATGACCGAAGTTGTTGGCTCTCACACCGCATCTATCCAAAAGTtagagatgcaaatgagagaccTTTCAAGAGAGCAAAACCCAAAGCAAAAAGGACAACTTCCTAGTGATACCATTGCGAACCGGAAGAGTGGTGGAAGTGGATCAACTTCTCACGTCATGACAATAACTACTAGAAGTGGGAAGGTTTTACAATGTGACATTGAGCAAGAGGTTGTTGGGGAAGAAGCCGAACAAGAATTTGAAGTAGAAGAGCAAGGGGTTGTTGAAGTTAAAAGGGTGCCGAAAAAAGAGAAGGTGCAAGAAGTGAACCAAGAAGGGGTGAAGGAAAATGAGAAGGAGACATCAAAAGCTCCACCTcctattcctagacctcctccgcGTTTTCCTCAAAGACTTATTAGAAGGGTTGATGATGGCAAGCTTGAGAAATTCTATGATATTCTAAAGCAATTGTCAGTGAACATTCCATTCTTGGAGGATTTTCAAGAAATGTCGGGGTTTGCCAAATATTTGAAGGATTTGATCACCAAAAAGAGGACCACAAAAAATGAGGTG AGTAAccttgcaaaagccctttgtgacaatgggtctagtatcaacttgatgccacTTGCCATCTACAAGCAAGCGGGATTAGGGATGCCGAGGCCAACAAGCATAAGGTTACAAATGGCCGATCGATCTATTAAGCGACCGGTaggaattgttgatgatgtgaTTGTGAAAGTAGGAAAATTCCATTTGCCCGCCGACTTTGTAATTCTTGACTGTGTTGTTGataaagagatccctatcatcttGGGGAGACCATTCCTAGACACGGGAAGAGCACTCACGGATTCGGAGCGAAATGAAATTAAGCTCCGGGTGAATGATGAAGAAGTCACATTTCAAGCGAGCAAGGGTATGAAATTACCCCATGAGTCTGAGAGCATTTCAGTGATAGATgtggttgatgaggttgaagatgTCGTCTAA